One genomic window of Daphnia pulex isolate KAP4 chromosome 10, ASM2113471v1 includes the following:
- the LOC124205485 gene encoding uncharacterized protein LOC124205485, whose amino-acid sequence MDKMLSDWSTSENEIIHELNDIGSHWVDDLDETDAYYYSECSRTRHRLTADIQLIEQELEKLKVDFTLNNEVLDYNCRVLKLREEERAGLIVGNKRKINRMTDRYRQLKEENDKIDQTRRGEELKLLKEVEHLRHDCDSMERKFSTIKSANDRQLESVCEMAEDRISQLLKKLAGIDERIFVEILEQPWDKLVGVSRHIESKSVELDAKDLDAEVVRLDKNLKFLTDTVASVDNAKERLMKALDIPDEHEFRILLSAMRLVPDSDLMKELACYIHQQRSRPADQPVTTRFYLADVATIRSHFQLFKETAVPKKRLDMWKMLARALIQYEQILRDRLTLAADLLALTKQPTALG is encoded by the exons ATGGATAAAATGCTGTCCGATTGGTCGACATCGGAGAACGAAATCATTCACGAACTCAACGACATCGGAAGCCATTGGGTGGACGATTTGGACGAGACGGACGCGTACTATTACAGCGAATGCAGCCGAACGCGCCACCGTCTAACGGCGGACATCCAGTTGATTGAGCAAGAACTGGAGAAGCTCAAAGTCGATTTCACTCTCAACAACGAAGTGCTGGATTACAATTGCCGGGTGCTGAAACTCCGCGAAGAGGAGCGGGCCGGTCTGATCGTCGGCAACAAACGCAAAATCAACCGGATGACCGATCGCTACCGACAGCTCAAGGAGGAGAACGACAAAATCGACCAGACTCGACGCGGAGAAGAACTGAAATTGTTGAAAGAAGTTGAACATTTACGCCACGATTGCGACTCGATGGAGCGCAAATTCTCCACCATCAAAAGCGCCAACGATCGTCAACTCGAATCCGTTTGCGAAATGGCCGAAGATCGAATCAGCCAACTCCTCAAAAAA TTGGCTGGTATCGACGAACGAATTTTCGTTGAGATTTTGGAACAGCCGTGGGACAAACTTGTGGGCGTGTCACGTCACATTGAATCGAAATCAGTCGAACTGG ATGCCAAGGATCTGGACGCAGAGGTTGTCCGTCTGgataagaatttaaaattcttgaCGGATACAGTGGCGAGTGTGGACAACGCCAAAGAGCGACTGATGAAGGCGTTGGACATTCCCGACGAACACGAATTCCGTATCCTGCTGTCTGCAATGCGATTGGTTCCCGATTCCGACTTGATGAAAGAACTGGCCTGCTACATCCACCAGCAGCGGTCGCGACCGGCAGATCAGCCCGTAACTACGCGCTTCTACTTGGCCGACGTGGCGACTATCCGGTCACATTTCCAACTCTTCAAAGAGACGGCCGTACCTAAAAAACGACTCGACATGTGGAAAATGCTGGCCCGGGCACTCATCCAATACGAGCAGATCCTACGCG ATCGATTGACGTTGGCAGCCGATTTGTTGGCACTGACCAAACAACCTACTGCACTCGGTTAG
- the LOC124205486 gene encoding uncharacterized protein LOC124205486, whose product METVSREQTTEKANKDATQMQDPSTRLSDIIKQCTNSTDHVKLVGEKGEAALATSHDVLKRLKDDGCDLIGSVESSSAVRTGRQLDQRQATETECTSLSEACSTHVNAVDITLQSTWTEAFKNTAPHQLTADIQEIQGMSDDVLNTQQVLIDRLREEVNQADKIIQLEIERQTEDLGVMRKRMKDHLDFTRTTQRCQLGEIDASYLILFSIRQN is encoded by the exons ATGGAAACAGTTTCGCGTGAACAAACGACGGAAAAGGCAAACAAAGACGCAACGCAAATGCAGGATCCCAGTACAAG GCTGAGCGACATCATAAAACAGTGCACCAATTCAACTGACCATGTCAAATTGGTGGGCGAGAAAGGGGAGGCGGCCTTGGCTACCAGTCACGACGTCCTGAAACGCTTGAAAGACGATGGCTGCGATTTG ATCGGAAGTGTCGAATCGAGTTCGGCGGTTCGCACTGGACGTCAACTGGACCAGCGACAGGCCACCGAGACGGAATGTACGTCATTATCCGAAGCTTGTTCCACTCACGTTAATGCCGTCGACATTACATTGCAGTCGACATGGACGGAGGCTTTCAAAAACACGGCCCCTCATCAATTAACAGCGGACATACAAGAAATTCAAG GGATGAGCGACGACGTGCTAAACACCCAGCAGGTACTGATTGACCGATTACGCGAAGAGGTGAATCAAGCCGACAAAATTATCCAGCTGGAAATTGAGCGCCAGACGGAAGATCTCGGCGTGATGCGCAAAAGGATGAAGGATCATTTGGATTTCACCCGGACCACCCAGCGCTGTCAACTGGGAGAGATTGACGCAAgttatttaattcttttttccatcagacaaaattaa